One window of Streptococcus troglodytae genomic DNA carries:
- the ctsR gene encoding transcriptional regulator CtsR translates to MTSKNTSDSIEEYIKKILAQSGFAEIKRSVLADNFSVVPSQINYVIKTRFTESRGYAVESKRGGGGYIRIAKIRFSDQHQMLNDLEATIGEQISQQVFTDIIQLLFDENIISEREGNIILASSGEDVLGDESPKIRARMLHKILQRLDRKGYHL, encoded by the coding sequence ATGACGTCAAAAAATACTTCAGACAGTATTGAAGAATATATTAAAAAAATCTTAGCTCAGTCAGGTTTTGCGGAAATCAAAAGAAGTGTTCTGGCAGATAATTTTAGTGTTGTTCCCAGTCAGATTAATTATGTCATTAAAACGCGTTTTACAGAAAGCCGTGGTTATGCCGTTGAAAGTAAACGTGGTGGTGGCGGTTATATTAGAATTGCTAAAATCCGTTTTTCAGACCAACATCAGATGCTTAATGATTTAGAAGCGACTATTGGTGAACAAATTAGCCAACAGGTTTTTACAGATATTATTCAGCTTCTCTTTGATGAGAACATTATTAGTGAGCGTGAAGGGAATATTATTTTGGCGAGTTCAGGAGAAGATGTTCTTGGGGATGAAAGTCCTAAAATTCGTGCCCGTATGCTTCACAAAATATTACAACGTTTAGATAGAAAAGGATACCATCTATGA
- a CDS encoding DHA2 family efflux MFS transporter permease subunit: MSNTRKTVGFIGLILAMFMGALDATIVNIAIPDIMDDLHTGLTDTSWVATIYVLAMSVFIITVSKLADIYGRKLVMLIGVVLFGGFSFACMTANSLLPLIIYRFFQGLGGAILTPIVLPMGIELFGKEKTSRITAVMGAFGALAAAGGPVIGGVIINWTSYRWIFGINIPIAILAFLLILIGTKESYDKTISKSIDWLGMIFLTITLGGLVFGLLEGREYGWSSQMIVSSFVSSLIGLILLIFTERKVKSPIIELTLFKEKTFTASSIVYMIFGFAIIVPSFVVNYFLQNVRNYSALHSAYLIVPASLAIAVSMPLATKMYQKISAKLLIGIGIVVTAGGLFMLGLVEYDTPKSIIICCNIIIGLGLGFMAMSLTSSVKYLPVTKTGIGSGIVNASRYIGQALGIALLVTILNGNINTAKTNIKDTAYHQIDRHVLSSKVKKVAREEIKVTFKTSKDSTKVSGKQRHMIKRIKKAARDTSQLPQPKKGSDYRKLYNANKLLVNGSEKLIATIPIPQIKLGLTTLSAGQKKMSSAIQLLAQKKELTDSLHAITQSKNDELSKAFDQVFNIGGIIVLVCIPLAFLTERKRSDASIEKQAI; the protein is encoded by the coding sequence ATGTCAAATACAAGAAAAACTGTAGGTTTTATTGGTCTCATCTTGGCGATGTTTATGGGAGCTTTGGATGCGACTATTGTTAACATTGCTATCCCAGATATCATGGATGATTTGCATACAGGCTTGACGGATACTAGTTGGGTTGCTACCATTTACGTTTTAGCCATGTCAGTCTTTATTATTACGGTATCTAAGTTAGCAGATATTTATGGCCGTAAATTAGTCATGTTAATCGGGGTTGTTCTGTTTGGAGGCTTTTCATTTGCCTGTATGACTGCCAACTCTTTACTGCCTCTGATTATTTATCGTTTTTTCCAAGGGCTAGGCGGTGCCATTTTAACTCCGATTGTTTTACCAATGGGAATTGAATTATTTGGAAAGGAAAAAACAAGTCGTATTACAGCTGTTATGGGAGCCTTTGGGGCGCTGGCAGCAGCTGGTGGTCCGGTTATTGGCGGTGTTATCATTAATTGGACTAGTTATCGTTGGATTTTTGGTATCAATATTCCAATAGCGATTTTAGCATTCTTACTTATTTTAATTGGAACCAAGGAATCCTATGATAAGACTATTTCAAAAAGTATTGATTGGCTAGGAATGATTTTTTTGACGATCACATTAGGCGGTCTCGTTTTCGGGCTATTAGAAGGTAGAGAATATGGCTGGAGTTCTCAGATGATTGTATCAAGCTTTGTATCAAGTTTGATAGGTTTGATTCTTCTTATTTTCACTGAGAGAAAGGTTAAATCACCAATCATTGAGCTGACTTTATTTAAAGAAAAGACATTTACAGCATCTAGCATTGTTTATATGATTTTTGGCTTTGCCATTATTGTTCCGTCATTTGTTGTCAATTATTTCTTGCAAAATGTTCGCAATTACTCAGCTTTGCATTCGGCTTATTTAATAGTTCCAGCATCTTTAGCTATCGCAGTAAGCATGCCTTTAGCAACAAAAATGTATCAAAAAATTAGTGCCAAATTATTAATTGGTATTGGAATAGTTGTTACAGCAGGCGGTTTATTTATGCTGGGACTTGTTGAGTATGACACCCCTAAGAGCATTATCATTTGCTGCAATATTATTATCGGACTTGGACTTGGTTTTATGGCCATGTCACTGACCTCCTCAGTAAAATACTTACCCGTTACTAAAACAGGAATAGGTTCTGGTATTGTTAATGCTTCTAGATATATTGGACAAGCTCTAGGCATAGCCTTGCTGGTAACTATTTTAAATGGAAATATTAATACAGCAAAAACGAATATTAAAGATACGGCCTATCACCAAATTGACAGACATGTTTTATCATCAAAAGTAAAAAAAGTTGCACGTGAAGAGATTAAAGTTACTTTTAAAACGTCTAAAGATAGCACTAAGGTATCTGGTAAGCAACGCCACATGATTAAAAGAATTAAGAAGGCTGCGCGTGATACCAGTCAACTGCCTCAACCTAAAAAAGGAAGTGACTATCGTAAACTTTATAATGCCAATAAATTGTTAGTCAATGGTTCTGAAAAGCTTATCGCAACTATTCCGATTCCGCAAATCAAATTAGGCCTAACTACTTTGAGTGCAGGTCAAAAGAAAATGAGTTCAGCTATACAGTTATTAGCTCAGAAAAAAGAACTAACGGATTCCTTGCATGCTATTACTCAATCAAAAAATGATGAATTAAGCAAGGCCTTTGATCAAGTCTTTAATATTGGCGGTATTATTGTTTTAGTATGTATACCGCTTGCCTTTTTAACGGAAAGGAAGAGATCCGATGCATCAATCGAAAAGCAAGCTATTTAG
- a CDS encoding TetR/AcrR family transcriptional regulator, giving the protein MSKTRQTHSIDHLKEALIDLLLEKEYHKITVGNITKKARVSRGTFYQHFLDKDDLAYTIGEETLQRFWNILAQRNLDKREKVIEALEHIQLDFKHFKAISQASHVHFSKKVQDLIKNIINNNPALKKRIKEHTRVDNDIIIQVFCASFETIISTWIKNSLKESPSEVADTIMKIEDIFWK; this is encoded by the coding sequence ATGAGTAAAACAAGACAGACACACAGCATTGATCATTTAAAAGAAGCGTTGATTGATTTACTATTAGAAAAAGAATATCATAAAATAACTGTTGGCAATATTACTAAGAAAGCAAGGGTTAGCCGTGGTACTTTTTATCAGCACTTTCTTGATAAGGATGATTTAGCTTATACTATTGGTGAAGAAACCTTACAAAGATTTTGGAATATCCTTGCTCAAAGGAACTTAGACAAAAGAGAAAAAGTTATAGAAGCTTTAGAACATATCCAATTGGATTTTAAACACTTTAAAGCTATCTCTCAAGCTTCTCATGTTCATTTTTCCAAAAAAGTTCAGGATCTCATAAAAAATATAATCAATAATAATCCTGCTTTAAAAAAGAGAATAAAAGAGCACACTAGAGTTGATAATGATATTATTATTCAAGTTTTTTGTGCTTCATTTGAAACCATCATTTCAACTTGGATCAAAAACAGTTTAAAAGAGAGCCCTTCAGAAGTGGCTGATACGATTATGAAAATTGAAGATATCTTTTGGAAATAA
- a CDS encoding TetR/AcrR family transcriptional regulator — MTSRVYASKKVIADTFFKKLEKDNFNAITISEIVGEANLSRSTFYRYFKNKYSIVQFFIEDLLDAYLLAVDEREIEDFTSLLVIYFEFWKKNKYYLELFKRHNLLDFALDIERKKFLKVLPYSDLPWHHNSSENELFADLTVIGGVWNISLYWLENDFQLEPADLAEEIVKSLSSYKIFI; from the coding sequence ATGACAAGTAGAGTTTATGCTTCAAAAAAGGTAATTGCTGATACTTTTTTTAAAAAGCTTGAAAAAGATAATTTTAATGCAATAACCATTTCTGAAATAGTCGGAGAAGCTAATCTATCTAGAAGTACATTTTATCGCTACTTTAAAAATAAATATTCTATCGTCCAGTTTTTTATAGAAGATCTATTAGATGCTTATCTATTGGCTGTTGATGAAAGGGAAATAGAGGATTTTACCAGTTTATTGGTTATTTATTTTGAATTTTGGAAAAAGAATAAATACTATTTGGAGTTATTTAAAAGGCATAATTTATTGGACTTTGCTCTTGATATAGAGAGAAAGAAATTTCTTAAAGTATTGCCGTATTCTGATTTGCCATGGCATCATAACTCAAGTGAAAATGAGCTGTTTGCTGATTTGACAGTTATTGGCGGAGTGTGGAATATTTCCTTATATTGGTTAGAAAATGATTTTCAGCTAGAACCGGCAGATCTCGCAGAGGAAATTGTCAAAAGCTTATCCTCTTATAAAATTTTTATATAA
- a CDS encoding HXXEE domain-containing protein, producing MNLLSNYFMLPILFILHDFEEMIFVPLWKNSKKVQSLNKTAKFFGRVNNGSAFSIGVLEEFVILLIISAICQATHNTELYLGFCIAYAYHFLIHFRMCIQYKGYVPGIYTVILQIPIMVIIILHYWKVDIFFIFYLIPIMLLSYINLYIMHKIMPSLQHWLLNLFKG from the coding sequence ATGAATCTATTATCTAATTATTTCATGTTACCGATACTTTTTATCTTACACGATTTCGAAGAAATGATATTTGTTCCTTTATGGAAGAATAGTAAGAAAGTTCAGTCTTTAAACAAAACGGCGAAATTTTTTGGACGAGTTAATAATGGCTCTGCCTTTTCAATAGGAGTATTAGAAGAATTCGTTATATTGCTTATCATTTCAGCTATTTGCCAAGCAACTCATAACACTGAACTCTATCTAGGTTTTTGTATTGCCTATGCCTATCACTTTTTGATTCACTTTAGAATGTGTATTCAGTATAAAGGATATGTCCCAGGAATATATACCGTTATCCTTCAAATTCCAATTATGGTCATCATTATTTTACATTACTGGAAAGTAGACATTTTTTTCATTTTCTATTTGATACCAATCATGCTTTTATCATACATAAATCTTTACATCATGCATAAAATCATGCCCTCTCTACAGCATTGGCTGTTAAACTTATTTAAAGGCTAA
- a CDS encoding beta-ketoacyl synthase N-terminal-like domain-containing protein, giving the protein MKKYAIIGMAGRFPDANTPTQFFDNLLNGKSSFRKLSNKEVEESPYSQDEHFIPVTSTIDNVYDFDIDLFKMTAAEARLTDPQQRIFLKCCYEALEDASQVNSKDRIGVFASSAQSSYLISNIFRSKGLNIRFDYSTYIGNETDFNATRVSYKLNLTGPSMSVQSGCSSALVALNEACRNMDSDTCDLALVGGISITFPLASGYSYKEGTTFSRSGQLRAFDKDADGMIKGDGCGVVVIKPYDRALLDNDNIYAVISGIGISNDGNSKVGYTAPSIRGERAAIKDAIASSKVDPECIDYIEAHGTGTKIGDPIEVRALSQAYHFQKPHKIGSVKSNIGHLDTASGIVGLIKGALILKNSIVPKSIGFTSENPQANLESSHLFVDPQNNTELPKDKKNYVGVSSFGIGGTNVHVILESDLSVENDKKEEFKEYVIQISAKSKNSLDNYRNKLASFLEEHSELNLIDVVRTLNEGRKHFENKYNFEAASIPELIEKLFNGETTDKSPSTVQEGRFISLPTYAFNEQNYSLIPNGSLLKKTNSTSATKPKNRGLTESDIISDICSIWEDELGEEILETSDFFELNGDSLIAVGLIDRINKKFDVKLGTDTLLDYPTPRELAAHILNDFQYSDQSNIDLSNVYCLNKGQKGSKNLFLIHPAGGSIFCFKELFKHIDLDFFNIYAISFPQTIDSRLNITELSKIYIQQIRSIQPTGKYLLGGYSFGGNVAIEMARILEKDGFEVKRIYMIDSLVPEAYPKKQPSGDSYLKIFPLALSFMSAKTTDSNVDLSYIEDYSSIEAIINSMKENNALPKSFDTNYLKDIFGIWEANHIALLNQSKEVVNSDITVFSAKENMPEEMYINMNMKKTDAKDWQNYTSGHVNVIKVSGNHFTSMSNSDNLTRLADIFESNLEEIISF; this is encoded by the coding sequence ATGAAAAAATATGCAATTATTGGAATGGCAGGACGTTTCCCAGATGCTAATACTCCGACTCAATTTTTTGATAATTTGTTAAATGGTAAGTCGTCATTTCGAAAATTAAGTAATAAAGAAGTAGAAGAAAGTCCCTATTCTCAAGATGAACATTTTATTCCAGTGACTTCAACAATAGATAATGTTTATGATTTTGATATTGATCTCTTTAAAATGACTGCTGCCGAAGCAAGATTAACAGATCCTCAACAGCGTATTTTTTTAAAATGCTGTTATGAGGCTTTAGAAGATGCTTCGCAAGTAAATAGTAAAGACAGAATTGGTGTATTTGCTTCATCTGCACAAAGCTCTTATCTAATATCTAATATCTTTAGGAGTAAAGGCTTAAATATCAGATTTGACTACTCTACTTATATTGGAAATGAAACAGACTTTAATGCTACTCGTGTATCCTATAAGTTAAATTTAACAGGACCGTCTATGTCTGTGCAAAGTGGCTGTTCTTCAGCCCTTGTTGCACTAAATGAAGCCTGTCGCAATATGGATTCAGATACTTGTGATTTAGCCTTGGTAGGAGGCATTAGTATCACTTTTCCATTAGCTAGTGGCTATAGTTATAAAGAAGGAACCACTTTTTCTAGAAGCGGGCAACTCAGGGCTTTTGACAAAGATGCTGATGGTATGATTAAGGGAGATGGATGCGGAGTAGTTGTTATAAAACCTTATGACCGTGCATTATTGGATAATGATAATATTTATGCAGTGATTTCTGGTATTGGAATTAGCAATGATGGCAATAGTAAAGTTGGGTATACGGCTCCATCCATTCGTGGAGAACGTGCAGCTATCAAAGATGCTATTGCTTCTTCTAAAGTTGATCCTGAGTGTATTGATTATATAGAGGCTCACGGGACAGGAACCAAAATTGGAGATCCAATTGAAGTTAGAGCGTTGTCGCAAGCCTATCATTTCCAAAAGCCTCATAAAATAGGTTCGGTAAAATCTAATATTGGTCATCTAGATACAGCATCAGGAATTGTAGGATTGATTAAAGGAGCTCTAATACTAAAAAATAGTATTGTTCCAAAAAGTATTGGATTTACCTCAGAAAATCCTCAAGCTAATTTAGAAAGTTCTCATTTATTTGTAGACCCGCAAAACAACACTGAGCTTCCAAAAGATAAGAAAAACTATGTAGGTGTCTCCTCATTTGGTATAGGGGGTACAAATGTACATGTCATTTTAGAAAGTGATTTATCTGTGGAAAATGATAAAAAAGAAGAATTCAAAGAGTATGTCATTCAGATATCTGCTAAAAGTAAAAATAGTCTGGATAACTATAGGAATAAATTGGCCTCATTTCTAGAAGAGCACTCTGAACTTAACTTAATTGATGTTGTACGAACTTTAAATGAAGGTCGAAAACATTTTGAAAATAAGTATAATTTTGAAGCAGCTAGCATCCCAGAGTTAATTGAGAAATTATTTAATGGTGAAACTACCGATAAAAGTCCTAGCACTGTGCAAGAAGGAAGATTTATTTCACTGCCAACATACGCGTTTAATGAACAAAATTATTCCTTAATTCCGAATGGATCTTTGTTGAAAAAGACAAATAGCACTAGTGCTACGAAACCGAAAAATAGAGGCTTGACTGAGTCGGATATTATTTCTGACATTTGTAGTATTTGGGAAGACGAACTTGGAGAAGAGATTCTAGAGACAAGTGATTTCTTTGAATTAAATGGAGACTCACTAATTGCTGTAGGTTTAATTGATAGAATCAATAAAAAATTTGATGTTAAATTGGGTACAGATACTCTTCTGGATTACCCAACTCCAAGGGAATTAGCAGCTCATATTTTAAATGATTTCCAATACTCTGATCAATCTAATATTGATTTATCAAATGTATATTGCTTAAATAAAGGGCAAAAAGGATCGAAAAATTTATTTTTAATACATCCTGCAGGGGGCAGTATTTTTTGCTTTAAAGAATTATTTAAACATATTGACTTAGATTTTTTTAATATTTATGCTATTTCTTTCCCTCAAACTATTGACAGCAGGCTAAATATTACAGAACTCTCTAAAATATATATCCAACAAATAAGAAGTATACAACCTACAGGAAAATATCTTTTAGGAGGATACTCATTTGGAGGGAATGTAGCAATTGAAATGGCTAGAATATTGGAAAAAGATGGTTTTGAAGTTAAAAGAATTTACATGATAGATAGCTTAGTGCCAGAAGCATATCCTAAGAAGCAGCCTTCTGGAGATTCTTATTTAAAAATATTTCCTTTGGCATTAAGCTTTATGTCTGCTAAAACGACAGACTCTAATGTGGATTTAAGCTATATTGAGGATTACTCAAGTATTGAAGCTATAATCAATAGTATGAAAGAAAATAATGCTTTACCTAAGAGCTTTGATACGAATTATCTAAAAGATATCTTTGGTATTTGGGAAGCCAATCATATTGCTTTATTAAATCAATCAAAAGAAGTAGTGAACTCTGATATAACTGTATTTTCAGCAAAAGAAAATATGCCTGAAGAAATGTATATTAATATGAATATGAAGAAAACTGATGCTAAAGATTGGCAGAACTATACCTCGGGTCATGTAAATGTGATTAAAGTTTCGGGAAATCATTTTACAAGTATGAGTAATAGTGACAATTTAACTCGTTTAGCAGATATTTTCGAAAGCAACTTAGAGGAAATAATATCATTTTAG
- a CDS encoding non-ribosomal peptide synthetase, which translates to MNKELSSLQQSIILNQQLQPDNASYNLPYLWKLTGQVKVNKLYASLMNTFNNHAVYHSFLKDGELVYDSNTKFRPKIIEMTYPTDEEFEIAVMEQAKIYANTPFNNSVWPLQQAIIFINTRDFSEEYFLFINVSHLICDIYSAYEIINEISDRYNNKVTTLLEEKKPLSVNKISEKREQRAKDYFSSRLPLISSLEQPSLTIEHTSNRRNIDITVSRNVVTKLMNLSKKTEFEVLLTAYTILLSSITSQQIVTIGIPLANRHPEERHSHGCFVNNLPLIINVGESEQLHDLLQDVSFNLHNLLRFQSFDLQSHLKELVDSRENYKFMNNSVTLYKYEVNFDFDHIACENIIVEQTSPMFPLAMEFENSNDKVIVHIQTSGQYSPYFIGRYFKDILLSMDSLTKSIQDDFAMGKELKNELIALENDKIEAILPEDINRSVLELFHDECTLHPDSLAVRYKETELTYKELDVLSTKIANKLRTIDLEKIVVSMESDSRLIAIILGVFKSGKIYVPLDKNMPEQRKTVILEQLDNFLVLTDYNSPIFNRQANLNIDDLLEDIEHYTNITEASIKNNEVAYIIFTSGSTGVPKGVEVKHSSLFTLMSDCKKKLKNPFGKNWILFHSYGFDYSIFEIMAPVTSGGTLNIVPTNIRKFPDRFRNLLIENDINILTQTPSAFLSLQKVDTSLDNFIESLEYIFIGGEDVKFADLSLWFDKYGYKHPKVFNLYGLTETTIISTAHQISQYDVDNKKRNNIGKSIDNTLVYVKNKNNKMVLPGFEGELIISGPAVSKGYYKNEVKTKEVFDKKTNSFKTGDLVKVLLNGELQYISRIDKQVQVSGHRIELGEIESAINSCQSCEESYVMAQDFAAGDRRLVGYYRLSSYGKIEADLIRKEIKTKLPDYMVPSFFIEVEEFPLNTSGKIDSSKLPPVNVKKTPEQQKSVPFVVDEETTVLASVKNIWSDVLGTKINGDDNFFEVGGTSVLITEIYYRMLKEFELSENDMTMIDLFDYVTPSEVSKFIENILKEK; encoded by the coding sequence ATGAATAAAGAACTATCTAGTTTACAACAATCAATTATTTTGAATCAGCAACTACAGCCTGATAATGCTTCTTACAATTTACCTTATCTTTGGAAACTGACAGGTCAAGTAAAAGTTAATAAATTATATGCTTCGCTGATGAATACATTCAATAATCATGCTGTCTACCATTCTTTTTTGAAAGATGGTGAATTAGTATATGATAGTAATACAAAATTTAGACCCAAAATAATCGAAATGACTTATCCTACTGATGAAGAATTTGAAATTGCTGTTATGGAACAAGCAAAAATATATGCTAATACTCCATTCAACAATAGCGTTTGGCCATTACAGCAAGCTATTATTTTTATTAATACTCGTGATTTTTCTGAAGAATATTTTCTTTTTATTAATGTGAGTCATTTGATTTGTGATATTTATAGTGCCTATGAAATAATAAATGAAATTAGTGATAGATATAATAATAAGGTAACTACCTTACTTGAGGAAAAGAAACCACTTTCTGTTAATAAAATAAGTGAAAAACGGGAACAACGAGCTAAGGATTACTTTAGTTCAAGGTTACCGTTAATAAGTTCATTAGAACAGCCTTCTTTGACAATCGAACATACATCTAATAGAAGAAACATTGATATAACTGTTTCCCGAAATGTTGTTACAAAGCTAATGAATTTGTCTAAGAAAACAGAATTTGAGGTATTACTTACTGCCTATACTATCTTACTTTCTAGTATAACATCACAACAAATTGTAACAATTGGCATTCCGCTTGCTAATAGACATCCTGAAGAAAGGCATTCTCATGGTTGCTTTGTTAATAATCTTCCATTGATTATTAATGTCGGAGAATCGGAACAGCTTCATGACTTATTACAAGATGTTAGCTTTAATTTGCATAATCTTTTAAGATTTCAGTCTTTTGATCTTCAATCTCATTTAAAAGAGTTAGTTGACAGTAGAGAAAACTATAAATTTATGAATAATTCAGTGACTCTCTATAAATATGAAGTTAATTTTGATTTTGATCATATAGCTTGTGAAAATATTATAGTTGAACAGACAAGCCCAATGTTTCCTTTAGCAATGGAGTTTGAAAATAGTAATGATAAAGTTATTGTTCATATTCAAACCAGTGGCCAGTATAGCCCTTACTTTATTGGTCGATATTTTAAAGATATTCTTTTAAGTATGGACTCTCTAACTAAAAGTATTCAAGATGATTTTGCGATGGGAAAAGAACTGAAAAATGAATTGATTGCATTAGAGAATGATAAAATAGAAGCTATCTTACCAGAAGATATTAATCGGTCTGTACTTGAACTATTTCATGATGAATGCACTTTACATCCTGACTCTCTTGCTGTTAGATATAAAGAAACTGAACTCACTTATAAAGAACTTGACGTTTTATCTACCAAAATAGCAAACAAACTGAGGACGATTGATTTAGAAAAAATCGTAGTATCAATGGAATCAGATTCTCGCTTAATTGCCATTATTTTAGGAGTATTTAAATCTGGGAAAATTTATGTGCCATTAGATAAGAATATGCCTGAACAGCGGAAAACTGTCATATTAGAGCAATTAGATAATTTTTTGGTCTTAACAGATTACAACAGTCCTATTTTTAATAGGCAAGCAAACTTAAATATAGACGATTTATTAGAAGATATTGAACACTACACTAATATAACAGAAGCCTCTATTAAAAATAATGAGGTTGCTTATATTATTTTTACATCTGGTTCAACGGGAGTACCCAAGGGTGTTGAAGTTAAACATAGTTCCTTATTTACTTTAATGAGTGACTGCAAAAAGAAATTAAAGAATCCTTTTGGGAAAAACTGGATTCTATTCCATTCATATGGGTTTGATTACTCTATTTTTGAAATTATGGCACCTGTCACTTCAGGAGGAACATTAAATATTGTTCCTACAAATATCAGAAAATTTCCTGATCGTTTTCGTAACCTTTTAATTGAGAATGATATTAATATTCTAACACAAACTCCATCAGCCTTTTTATCTTTACAAAAGGTTGATACATCTCTAGATAATTTCATTGAATCTTTAGAATATATCTTCATTGGTGGGGAAGATGTTAAATTTGCAGATTTATCTTTATGGTTTGATAAGTACGGCTATAAGCACCCAAAAGTATTTAATCTTTATGGTTTAACAGAAACAACGATTATTTCGACAGCCCATCAAATTTCGCAATATGATGTGGATAATAAAAAAAGAAATAATATTGGGAAATCCATTGATAATACTTTAGTTTATGTTAAAAATAAAAATAATAAGATGGTGTTACCAGGATTTGAAGGAGAACTAATTATTTCTGGTCCAGCTGTATCAAAAGGCTATTATAAGAATGAAGTAAAAACCAAAGAAGTATTTGATAAAAAGACAAATTCATTTAAAACAGGTGATTTAGTTAAAGTATTATTAAATGGAGAGTTACAATATATTAGCAGAATTGATAAACAGGTACAAGTCAGTGGACACAGAATAGAATTAGGCGAGATTGAAAGTGCCATTAATAGTTGTCAAAGTTGTGAAGAATCTTATGTCATGGCTCAAGATTTTGCTGCTGGAGATAGAAGATTAGTTGGTTATTATAGACTGTCCTCATATGGAAAGATAGAGGCAGATCTCATACGAAAAGAAATTAAAACAAAATTACCAGATTATATGGTCCCATCATTTTTTATAGAGGTTGAAGAATTTCCACTTAATACCAGCGGGAAGATAGATAGTTCAAAATTACCTCCAGTAAATGTAAAGAAAACACCAGAGCAACAAAAATCAGTTCCCTTTGTTGTTGACGAGGAAACAACTGTTTTAGCAAGTGTCAAAAATATTTGGAGTGATGTGCTAGGAACTAAAATAAATGGAGATGATAACTTTTTTGAAGTTGGAGGGACATCAGTTTTAATTACAGAAATATATTATAGGATGTTAAAAGAGTTTGAACTTTCAGAGAATGATATGACCATGATTGATTTATTTGATTATGTCACTCCAAGTGAAGTATCAAAATTTATTGAGAATATATTAAAGGAGAAATAA
- a CDS encoding Zn-ribbon domain-containing OB-fold protein, whose amino-acid sequence MFSNEQISNPTIESSLKDWREQGGLTRLEGSKCPHCDELFYPRRFVCPYCFCRSLKTYKFSGMGKIKNIEINSISQVAVIGYREISPRYLSVIELAEGVDVLGEIIECSEIESIHSLIGREVMSVVRKQSRSGNTSWKYGYKFKLKEG is encoded by the coding sequence ATGTTTTCTAATGAACAAATATCAAATCCTACTATTGAATCATCTCTTAAAGACTGGAGAGAGCAAGGAGGCTTAACTCGGTTAGAAGGAAGTAAATGTCCTCACTGTGACGAATTATTTTATCCAAGAAGATTTGTCTGCCCTTATTGCTTTTGTAGATCTTTAAAGACCTACAAATTTTCTGGTATGGGGAAGATAAAAAATATTGAAATAAATTCAATTTCGCAAGTTGCTGTTATCGGTTATAGAGAGATTAGTCCCAGATATTTATCAGTAATAGAATTAGCAGAAGGAGTAGATGTATTAGGAGAAATAATAGAATGTTCAGAGATTGAAAGTATTCATAGTCTGATTGGCCGTGAAGTTATGTCAGTTGTTAGAAAACAATCACGTTCCGGAAATACTAGTTGGAAATACGGATATAAATTTAAATTGAAAGAAGGATAA